The following are from one region of the Accipiter gentilis unplaced genomic scaffold, bAccGen1.1, whole genome shotgun sequence genome:
- the LOC126036776 gene encoding basic proline-rich protein-like isoform X27, giving the protein MPSTRDPGVPAPIHPLHRGRRSLSTHPSPAPGTQVSQHPSIPCSRYPGIRAPIHPLHQGLRHLSTHPSPAPGTQVSKNPSIPCTRVPGIQAPIHPLHQGPWCPSTHPSPPPGTLVSMHPSIPSTRDPGVQAPIHPLHQGPRDPGTHPSPPPGTLVSKHPSIPSTRDPGVHAPIHPLHQGPRHSGTHPSSAPGTRDSEHPSIPSTRDPGIQAPIHPLHQGPGTLSTHPSPPPGTQVSKHPSISCTRDPGVRAPTDPLDQRPRDPGTHPSSPPGTRDSEHPSIPSTRDSGIQAPIHPLHQGPGTLSTHPSPPPGTQVSMHPSIPCTRDPGVQAPIHPLHQGRRSLSTHPSPAPGTLVSKNPSIPSTRVPGIQAPIHPVHQGPRCPSTHPSPPPVTQVSMHPSIPSTRDPGVQAPIHPLHQGPWCPSTHPSRPPGTKVSKHPSIPSTSDSGVHAPIHPLHQGPWCPSTHPSPAPGTLVSKNPSIPSTRVPGIQAPIHPLHQGPWHLSTHPSPAPGSQGSRHPSISSTRDPGIQAPIHPLHQGPRCPSTHPSPPPGTQVSKHPSIPSTRDPGVHAPIHPLHQGPRDPGTHPSPPPETQVSKHPSIPSTRVPGIQAPIHPLHQ; this is encoded by the exons ATGCcctccaccagggacccaggcgtcccagcacccatccatcccctccaccggGGACGCAGGAGTCTGAGCACCCATCCATCTCCTGcaccagggacccaggtgtcccagcacccatccatcccctgctccagATATCCAGGCATTCGGGCACCCATCCATCCTCTCCACCAGGGACTCAGGCAtctgagcacccatccatcccctgcaccagggacccaggtgtccaagaacccatccatcccctgcaccagggtcccagggatccaggcacccatccatcccctccaccagggaccctggtgtccaagcacccatccatcccctccaccagggaccctggtgtccatgcacccatccatcccctccaccagggacccaggtgtccaagcacccatccatcccctgcaccagggtcccagggatccaggcacccatccatcccctccaccagggaccctggtgtccaagcacccatccatcccctccaccagggaccctggtgtccatgcacccatccatcccctccaccagggacccAGACATTCAGGCACCCATCCATCCTCTGCACCAGGGACCCGGGACtctgagcacccatccatcccctccaccagggacccag GGATCCAGGCACCCATCCATCCTCTCCACCAGGGACCCGGGACtctgagcacccatccatcccctccaccagggactcaggtgtccaagcacccatccatctcctgcaccagggacccaggtgtccgggcaCCCACCGATCCCCTCGACCAGAGACCCAG GGATCCAGGCACCCATCCATCCTCTCCACCAGGGACCCGGGACtctgagcacccatccatcccctccaccagggactcag GGATCCAGGCACCCATCCATCCTCTCCACCAGGGACCCGGGACtctgagcacccatccatcccctccaccagggactcag GTGTCcatgcacccatccatcccctgcaccagggaccctg gtgtccaagcacccatccatcccctccaccagggacgCAGGAGTCTGAGCACCCATCCATCTCCTGCACCAGGGACCCTg gtgtccaagaacccatccatcccctccaccagggtcCCAGGGAtccaagcacccatccatcccgTCCACCAGGGACCAAggtgtccaagcacccatccatcccctccaccagtgACTCAGGTGTCcatgcacccatccatcccctccaccagggaccctggtgtccaagcacccatccatcccctgcaccagggaccctggtgtccaagcacccatccatcccgTCCACCAGGGACCAAggtgtccaagcacccatccatcccctccaccagtgACTCAGGTGTCcatgcacccatccatcccctccaccagggaccctggtgtccaagcacccatccatcccctgcaccagGGACCCTG gtgtccaagaacccatccatcccctccaccagggtcccagggatccaggcacccatccatcccctccaccagggaccctg gcatctgagcacccatccatcccctgcaccagGGTCCCAGGGATCCAGGCACCCATCCATCTcctccaccagggacccag ggatccaggcacccatccatcccctccaccagggacccaggtgtccaagcacccatccatcccctccaccagggacccaggtgtccaagcacccatccatcccctccaccagggaccctggtgtccatgcacccatccatcccctccaccagggacccag GGATCcaggcacccatccatcccctccaccagagacccag gtgtccaagcacccatccatcccctccaccagggtcccagggatccaggcacccatccatcccctccaccagtgA
- the LOC126036776 gene encoding basic proline-rich protein-like isoform X22 translates to MPSTRDPGVPAPIHPLHRGRRSLSTHPSPAPGTQVSQHPSIPCSRYPGIRAPIHPLHQGLRHLSTHPSPAPGTQVSKNPSIPCTRVPGIQAPIHPLHQGPWCPSTHPSPPPGTLVSMHPSIPSTRDPGVQAPIHPLHQGPRDPGTHPSPPPGTLVSKHPSIPSTRDPGVHAPIHPLHQGPRHSGTHPSSAPGTRDSEHPSIPSTRDPGIQAPIHPLHQGPGTLSTHPSPPPGTQVSKHPSISCTRDPGVRAPTDPLDQRPRDPGTHPSSPPGTRDSEHPSIPSTRDSGIQAPIHPLHQGPGTLSTHPSPPPGTQVSMHPSIPCTRDPGVQAPIHPLHQGRRSLSTHPSPAPGTLVSKNPSIPSTRVPGIQAPIHPVHQGPRCPSTHPSPPPVTQVSMHPSIPSTRDPGVQAPIHPLHQGPWCPSTHPSRPPGTKVSKHPSIPSTSDSGVHAPIHPLHQGPWCPSTHPSPAPGTLVSKHPSIPCSRYPGIRAPIHPLHQGLRHLSTHPSPAPGTQGSRHPSIPSTRDPGVQAPIHPLHQGPWCPRTHPSPAPGSQGSRHPSIPSTRDPGVQAPIHPLHQGPRCPSTHPSPPPGTLVSKHPSIPCSRYPGIRAPIHPLHQGLRHLSTHPSPAPGTQVSKNPSIPSTRVPGIQAPIHPLHQ, encoded by the exons ATGCcctccaccagggacccaggcgtcccagcacccatccatcccctccaccggGGACGCAGGAGTCTGAGCACCCATCCATCTCCTGcaccagggacccaggtgtcccagcacccatccatcccctgctccagATATCCAGGCATTCGGGCACCCATCCATCCTCTCCACCAGGGACTCAGGCAtctgagcacccatccatcccctgcaccagggacccaggtgtccaagaacccatccatcccctgcaccagggtcccagggatccaggcacccatccatcccctccaccagggaccctggtgtccaagcacccatccatcccctccaccagggaccctggtgtccatgcacccatccatcccctccaccagggacccaggtgtccaagcacccatccatcccctgcaccagggtcccagggatccaggcacccatccatcccctccaccagggaccctggtgtccaagcacccatccatcccctccaccagggaccctggtgtccatgcacccatccatcccctccaccagggacccAGACATTCAGGCACCCATCCATCCTCTGCACCAGGGACCCGGGACtctgagcacccatccatcccctccaccagggacccag GGATCCAGGCACCCATCCATCCTCTCCACCAGGGACCCGGGACtctgagcacccatccatcccctccaccagggactcaggtgtccaagcacccatccatctcctgcaccagggacccaggtgtccgggcaCCCACCGATCCCCTCGACCAGAGACCCAG GGATCCAGGCACCCATCCATCCTCTCCACCAGGGACCCGGGACtctgagcacccatccatcccctccaccagggactcag GGATCCAGGCACCCATCCATCCTCTCCACCAGGGACCCGGGACtctgagcacccatccatcccctccaccagggactcag GTGTCcatgcacccatccatcccctgcaccagggaccctg gtgtccaagcacccatccatcccctccaccagggacgCAGGAGTCTGAGCACCCATCCATCTCCTGCACCAGGGACCCTg gtgtccaagaacccatccatcccctccaccagggtcCCAGGGAtccaagcacccatccatcccgTCCACCAGGGACCAAggtgtccaagcacccatccatcccctccaccagtgACTCAGGTGTCcatgcacccatccatcccctccaccagggaccctggtgtccaagcacccatccatcccctgcaccagggaccctggtgtccaagcacccatccatcccgTCCACCAGGGACCAAggtgtccaagcacccatccatcccctccaccagtgACTCAGGTGTCcatgcacccatccatcccctccaccagggaccctggtgtccaagcacccatccatcccctgcaccagGGACCCTG gtgtccaagcacccatccatcccctgctccagATATCCAGGCATTCGGGCACCCATCCATCCTCTCCACCAGGGACTCAGGCAtctgagcacccatccatcccctgcaccagggacccag ggatccaggcacccatccatcccctccaccagggaccctggtgtccaagcacccatccatcccctccaccagggaccctg gtgtccaagaacccatccatcccctgcaccagggtcccagggatccaggcacccatccatcccctccaccagggacccaggtgtccaagcacccatccatcccctccaccagggacccaggtgtccaagcacccatccatcccctccaccagggaccctg gtgtccaagcacccatccatcccctgctccagATATCCAGGCATTCGGGCACCCATCCATCCTCTCCACCAGGGACTCAGGCAtctgagcacccatccatcccctgcaccagggacccag gtgtccaagaacccatccatcccctccaccagggtcccagggatccaggcacccatccatcccctccaccagtgA
- the LOC126036776 gene encoding basic proline-rich protein-like isoform X21 yields the protein MPSTRDPGVPAPIHPLHRGRRSLSTHPSPAPGTQVSQHPSIPCSRYPGIRAPIHPLHQGLRHLSTHPSPAPGTQVSKNPSIPCTRVPGIQAPIHPLHQGPWCPSTHPSPPPGTLVSMHPSIPSTRDPGVQAPIHPLHQGPRDPGTHPSPPPGTLVSKHPSIPSTRDPGVHAPIHPLHQGPRHSGTHPSSAPGTRDSEHPSIPSTRDPGIQAPIHPLHQGPGTLSTHPSPPPGTQVSKHPSISCTRDPGVRAPTDPLDQRPRDPGTHPSSPPGTRDSEHPSIPSTRDSGIQAPIHPLHQGPGTLSTHPSPPPGTQVSMHPSIPCTRDPGVQAPIHPLHQGRRSLSTHPSPAPGTLVSKNPSIPSTRVPGIQAPIHPVHQGPRCPSTHPSPPPVTQVSMHPSIPSTRDPGVQAPIHPLHQGPWCPSTHPSRPPGTKVSKHPSIPSTSDSGVHAPIHPLHQGPWCPSTHPSPAPGTLVSKNPSIPSTRVPGIQAPIHPLHQGPWHLSTHPSPAPGSQGSRHPSISSTRDPGIQAPIHPLHQGPRCPSTHPSPPPGTQVSKHPSIPSTRDPGVHAPIHPLHQGPRDPGTHPSPPPETQVSKHPSIPCSRYPGIRAPIHPLHQGLRHLSTHPSPAPGTQVSKHPSIPSTRVPGIQAPIHPLHQ from the exons ATGCcctccaccagggacccaggcgtcccagcacccatccatcccctccaccggGGACGCAGGAGTCTGAGCACCCATCCATCTCCTGcaccagggacccaggtgtcccagcacccatccatcccctgctccagATATCCAGGCATTCGGGCACCCATCCATCCTCTCCACCAGGGACTCAGGCAtctgagcacccatccatcccctgcaccagggacccaggtgtccaagaacccatccatcccctgcaccagggtcccagggatccaggcacccatccatcccctccaccagggaccctggtgtccaagcacccatccatcccctccaccagggaccctggtgtccatgcacccatccatcccctccaccagggacccaggtgtccaagcacccatccatcccctgcaccagggtcccagggatccaggcacccatccatcccctccaccagggaccctggtgtccaagcacccatccatcccctccaccagggaccctggtgtccatgcacccatccatcccctccaccagggacccAGACATTCAGGCACCCATCCATCCTCTGCACCAGGGACCCGGGACtctgagcacccatccatcccctccaccagggacccag GGATCCAGGCACCCATCCATCCTCTCCACCAGGGACCCGGGACtctgagcacccatccatcccctccaccagggactcaggtgtccaagcacccatccatctcctgcaccagggacccaggtgtccgggcaCCCACCGATCCCCTCGACCAGAGACCCAG GGATCCAGGCACCCATCCATCCTCTCCACCAGGGACCCGGGACtctgagcacccatccatcccctccaccagggactcag GGATCCAGGCACCCATCCATCCTCTCCACCAGGGACCCGGGACtctgagcacccatccatcccctccaccagggactcag GTGTCcatgcacccatccatcccctgcaccagggaccctg gtgtccaagcacccatccatcccctccaccagggacgCAGGAGTCTGAGCACCCATCCATCTCCTGCACCAGGGACCCTg gtgtccaagaacccatccatcccctccaccagggtcCCAGGGAtccaagcacccatccatcccgTCCACCAGGGACCAAggtgtccaagcacccatccatcccctccaccagtgACTCAGGTGTCcatgcacccatccatcccctccaccagggaccctggtgtccaagcacccatccatcccctgcaccagggaccctggtgtccaagcacccatccatcccgTCCACCAGGGACCAAggtgtccaagcacccatccatcccctccaccagtgACTCAGGTGTCcatgcacccatccatcccctccaccagggaccctggtgtccaagcacccatccatcccctgcaccagGGACCCTG gtgtccaagaacccatccatcccctccaccagggtcccagggatccaggcacccatccatcccctccaccagggaccctg gcatctgagcacccatccatcccctgcaccagGGTCCCAGGGATCCAGGCACCCATCCATCTcctccaccagggacccag ggatccaggcacccatccatcccctccaccagggacccaggtgtccaagcacccatccatcccctccaccagggacccaggtgtccaagcacccatccatcccctccaccagggaccctggtgtccatgcacccatccatcccctccaccagggacccag GGATCcaggcacccatccatcccctccaccagagacccag gtgtccaagcacccatccatcccctgctccagATATCCAGGCATTCGGGCACCCATCCATCCTCTCCACCAGGGACTCAGGCAtctgagcacccatccatcccctgcaccagggacccag gtgtccaagcacccatccatcccctccaccagggtcccagggatccaggcacccatccatcccctccaccagtgA
- the LOC126036776 gene encoding basic proline-rich protein-like isoform X1, whose amino-acid sequence MPSTRDPGVPAPIHPLHRGRRSLSTHPSPAPGTQVSQHPSIPCSRYPGIRAPIHPLHQGLRHLSTHPSPAPGTQVSKNPSIPCTRVPGIQAPIHPLHQGPWCPSTHPSPPPGTLVSMHPSIPSTRDPGVQAPIHPLHQGPRDPGTHPSPPPGTLVSKHPSIPSTRDPGVHAPIHPLHQGPRHSGTHPSSAPGTRDSEHPSIPSTRDPGIQAPIHPLHQGPGTLSTHPSPPPGTQVSKHPSISCTRDPGVRAPTDPLDQRPRDPGTHPSSPPGTRDSEHPSIPSTRDSGIQAPIHPLHQGPGTLSTHPSPPPGTQVSMHPSIPCTRDPGVQAPIHPLHQGRRSLSTHPSPAPGTLVSKNPSIPSTRVPGIQAPIHPVHQGPRCPSTHPSPPPVTQVSMHPSIPSTRDPGVQAPIHPLHQGPWCPSTHPSRPPGTKVSKHPSIPSTSDSGVHAPIHPLHQGPWCPSTHPSPAPGTLASEHPSIPCTRDPGVQEPIHPLHQGPRDPGTHPSPPPGTLASEHPSIPCTRVPGIQAPIHLLHQGPRDPGTHPSPPPGTQVSKHPSIPSTRDPGVQAPIHPLHQGPWCPCTHPSPPPGTQVSKHPSIPCTRVPGIQAPIHPLHQGPGTLSTHPSPPPGTQASEHPSIPCTRVPGIQAPIHPLHQGPGTLSTHPSPPPVTQVSKNPSIPSTRVPGIQAPIHPVHQGPRCPSTHPSPPPVTQVSMHPSIPSTRDPGVQAPIHPLHQGPWCPSTHPSPAPGTLVSQHPSIPCTRDQVVHAPIHPLHQRPRRPSTHPFPAPRSQDSEHPSIPSTRDPVARSPTPPRAHSL is encoded by the exons ATGCcctccaccagggacccaggcgtcccagcacccatccatcccctccaccggGGACGCAGGAGTCTGAGCACCCATCCATCTCCTGcaccagggacccaggtgtcccagcacccatccatcccctgctccagATATCCAGGCATTCGGGCACCCATCCATCCTCTCCACCAGGGACTCAGGCAtctgagcacccatccatcccctgcaccagggacccaggtgtccaagaacccatccatcccctgcaccagggtcccagggatccaggcacccatccatcccctccaccagggaccctggtgtccaagcacccatccatcccctccaccagggaccctggtgtccatgcacccatccatcccctccaccagggacccaggtgtccaagcacccatccatcccctgcaccagggtcccagggatccaggcacccatccatcccctccaccagggaccctggtgtccaagcacccatccatcccctccaccagggaccctggtgtccatgcacccatccatcccctccaccagggacccAGACATTCAGGCACCCATCCATCCTCTGCACCAGGGACCCGGGACtctgagcacccatccatcccctccaccagggacccag GGATCCAGGCACCCATCCATCCTCTCCACCAGGGACCCGGGACtctgagcacccatccatcccctccaccagggactcaggtgtccaagcacccatccatctcctgcaccagggacccaggtgtccgggcaCCCACCGATCCCCTCGACCAGAGACCCAG GGATCCAGGCACCCATCCATCCTCTCCACCAGGGACCCGGGACtctgagcacccatccatcccctccaccagggactcag GGATCCAGGCACCCATCCATCCTCTCCACCAGGGACCCGGGACtctgagcacccatccatcccctccaccagggactcag GTGTCcatgcacccatccatcccctgcaccagggaccctg gtgtccaagcacccatccatcccctccaccagggacgCAGGAGTCTGAGCACCCATCCATCTCCTGCACCAGGGACCCTg gtgtccaagaacccatccatcccctccaccagggtcCCAGGGAtccaagcacccatccatcccgTCCACCAGGGACCAAggtgtccaagcacccatccatcccctccaccagtgACTCAGGTGTCcatgcacccatccatcccctccaccagggaccctggtgtccaagcacccatccatcccctgcaccagggaccctggtgtccaagcacccatccatcccgTCCACCAGGGACCAAggtgtccaagcacccatccatcccctccaccagtgACTCAGGTGTCcatgcacccatccatcccctccaccagggaccctggtgtccaagcacccatccatcccctgcaccagGGACCCTG GCAtctgagcacccatccatcccctgcaccagggacccaggtgtccaagaacccatccatcccctccaccagggtcccagggatccaggcacccatccatcccctccaccagggaccctg gcatctgagcacccatccatcccctgcaccagGGTCCCAGGGATCCAGGCACCCATCCATCTcctccaccagggacccag ggatccaggcacccatccatcccctccaccagggacccaggtgtccaagcacccatccatcccctccaccagggacccaggtgtccaagcacccatccatcccctccaccagggaccctggtgtccatgcacccatccatcccctccaccagggacccaggtgtccaagcacccatccatcccctgcaccagGGTCCCAGGGATCCAGGCACCCATCCATCCTCTCCACCAGGGACCCGGGACtctgagcacccatccatcccctccaccagggacccag GCAtctgagcacccatccatcccctgcaccagGGTCCCAGGGATCCAGGCACCCATCCATCCTCTCCACCAGGGACCCGGGACtctgagcacccatccatcccctccaccagtgACTCAg gtgtccaagaacccatccatcccctccaccagggtcCCAGGGAtccaagcacccatccatcccgTCCACCAGGGACCAAggtgtccaagcacccatccatcccctccaccagtgACTCAGGTGTCcatgcacccatccatcccctccaccagggaccctggtgtccaagcacccatccatcccctgcaccagggaccctggtgtccaagcacccatccatcccctgcaccagGGACCCTG GTGTcccagcacccatccatcccctgcaccagGGACCAAGTTGTCcatgcacccatccatcccctccaccagcgACCCAGGCGTCCCAGCACCCATCCATTCCCTGCACCACGGTCCCAGGACTCcgagcacccatccatcccctccaccagggacccAGTTGCCCGGTCACCCACCCCTCCCCGCGCCCATTCCCTTTAG
- the LOC126036776 gene encoding basic proline-rich protein-like isoform X14: MPSTRDPGVPAPIHPLHRGRRSLSTHPSPAPGTQVSQHPSIPCSRYPGIRAPIHPLHQGLRHLSTHPSPAPGTQVSKNPSIPCTRVPGIQAPIHPLHQGPWCPSTHPSPPPGTLVSMHPSIPSTRDPGVQAPIHPLHQGPRDPGTHPSPPPGTLVSKHPSIPSTRDPGVHAPIHPLHQGPRHSGTHPSSAPGTRDSEHPSIPSTRDPGIQAPIHPLHQGPGTLSTHPSPPPGTQVSKHPSISCTRDPGVRAPTDPLDQRPRDPGTHPSSPPGTRDSEHPSIPSTRDSGIQAPIHPLHQGPGTLSTHPSPPPGTQVSMHPSIPCTRDPGVQAPIHPLHQGRRSLSTHPSPAPGTLVSKNPSIPSTRVPGIQAPIHPVHQGPRCPSTHPSPPPVTQVSMHPSIPSTRDPGVQAPIHPLHQGPWCPSTHPSRPPGTKVSKHPSIPSTSDSGVHAPIHPLHQGPWCPSTHPSPAPGTLASEHPSIPCTRDPGVQEPIHPLHQGPRDPGTHPSPPPGTLASEHPSIPCTRVPGIQAPIHLLHQGPRDPGTHPSPPPGTQVSKHPSIPSTRDPGVQAPIHPLHQGPWCPCTHPSPPPGTQVSKHPSIPCTRVPGIQAPIHPLHQGPGTLSTHPSPPPGTQASEHPSIPCTRVPGIQAPIHPLHQGPGTLSTHPSPPPVTQVSKNPSIPSTRVPGIQAPIHPVHQGPRCPSTHPSPPPVTQVSMHPSIPSTRDPGVQAPIHPLHQ, from the exons ATGCcctccaccagggacccaggcgtcccagcacccatccatcccctccaccggGGACGCAGGAGTCTGAGCACCCATCCATCTCCTGcaccagggacccaggtgtcccagcacccatccatcccctgctccagATATCCAGGCATTCGGGCACCCATCCATCCTCTCCACCAGGGACTCAGGCAtctgagcacccatccatcccctgcaccagggacccaggtgtccaagaacccatccatcccctgcaccagggtcccagggatccaggcacccatccatcccctccaccagggaccctggtgtccaagcacccatccatcccctccaccagggaccctggtgtccatgcacccatccatcccctccaccagggacccaggtgtccaagcacccatccatcccctgcaccagggtcccagggatccaggcacccatccatcccctccaccagggaccctggtgtccaagcacccatccatcccctccaccagggaccctggtgtccatgcacccatccatcccctccaccagggacccAGACATTCAGGCACCCATCCATCCTCTGCACCAGGGACCCGGGACtctgagcacccatccatcccctccaccagggacccag GGATCCAGGCACCCATCCATCCTCTCCACCAGGGACCCGGGACtctgagcacccatccatcccctccaccagggactcaggtgtccaagcacccatccatctcctgcaccagggacccaggtgtccgggcaCCCACCGATCCCCTCGACCAGAGACCCAG GGATCCAGGCACCCATCCATCCTCTCCACCAGGGACCCGGGACtctgagcacccatccatcccctccaccagggactcag GGATCCAGGCACCCATCCATCCTCTCCACCAGGGACCCGGGACtctgagcacccatccatcccctccaccagggactcag GTGTCcatgcacccatccatcccctgcaccagggaccctg gtgtccaagcacccatccatcccctccaccagggacgCAGGAGTCTGAGCACCCATCCATCTCCTGCACCAGGGACCCTg gtgtccaagaacccatccatcccctccaccagggtcCCAGGGAtccaagcacccatccatcccgTCCACCAGGGACCAAggtgtccaagcacccatccatcccctccaccagtgACTCAGGTGTCcatgcacccatccatcccctccaccagggaccctggtgtccaagcacccatccatcccctgcaccagggaccctggtgtccaagcacccatccatcccgTCCACCAGGGACCAAggtgtccaagcacccatccatcccctccaccagtgACTCAGGTGTCcatgcacccatccatcccctccaccagggaccctggtgtccaagcacccatccatcccctgcaccagGGACCCTG GCAtctgagcacccatccatcccctgcaccagggacccaggtgtccaagaacccatccatcccctccaccagggtcccagggatccaggcacccatccatcccctccaccagggaccctg gcatctgagcacccatccatcccctgcaccagGGTCCCAGGGATCCAGGCACCCATCCATCTcctccaccagggacccag ggatccaggcacccatccatcccctccaccagggacccaggtgtccaagcacccatccatcccctccaccagggacccaggtgtccaagcacccatccatcccctccaccagggaccctggtgtccatgcacccatccatcccctccaccagggacccaggtgtccaagcacccatccatcccctgcaccagGGTCCCAGGGATCCAGGCACCCATCCATCCTCTCCACCAGGGACCCGGGACtctgagcacccatccatcccctccaccagggacccag GCAtctgagcacccatccatcccctgcaccagGGTCCCAGGGATCCAGGCACCCATCCATCCTCTCCACCAGGGACCCGGGACtctgagcacccatccatcccctccaccagtgACTCAg gtgtccaagaacccatccatcccctccaccagggtcCCAGGGAtccaagcacccatccatcccgTCCACCAGGGACCAAggtgtccaagcacccatccatcccctccaccagtgACTCAGGTGTCcatgcacccatccatcccctccaccagggaccctg gtgtccaagcacccatccatcccctccaccagtgA